A single genomic interval of Daucus carota subsp. sativus chromosome 1, DH1 v3.0, whole genome shotgun sequence harbors:
- the LOC108226487 gene encoding membrane protein PM19L, which translates to MASGAGKSAAFIFLFINALLYFIVIAIAGWSVNHAMEKTHETASVLPIPARIFPIYFPTGNMATGFLVIFSLIAGVAGFVTSLLGLNNVMQWDTPNLHAAAAASLATWTLTLLAMGLACKEINIGWADSNLRALEAMLIILSGTQLFATAAIHIGVEDVVARDRAYGGRV; encoded by the exons ATGGCTTCTGGAGCTGGCAAATCAGCAGCATTCATCTTCTTATTCATCAATGCCCTACTCTATTTCATTGTCATTGCAATTGCGGGATGGTCCGTGAATCATGCAATGGAAAAAACTCACGAGACAG CTTCGGTTCTTCCAATCCCAGCTCGAATATTTCCCATTTATTTCCCCACTGGGAACATGGCAACTGGATTCTTGGTCATCTTTTCACTCATAGCCGGTGTTGCAGGCTTTGTCACCTCGTTGCTGGGACTCAACAATGTTATGCAATGGGATACTCCTAACTTGCATGCTGCTGCCGCAGCTTCCCTTGCAACTTGGACTTTAACTCTACTGGCAATGGG GTTGGCATGCAAAGAGATCAACATTGGTTGGGCAGACTCTAACTTG CGGGCTCTAGAGGCAATGCTGATAATATTAAGCGGCACACAATTATTCGCAACAGCTGCAATCCATATTGGTGTTGAAGACGTCGTTGCAAGAGATAGGGCCTATGGAGGAAGAGTATAG
- the LOC108225910 gene encoding eukaryotic peptide chain release factor subunit 1-3: MSDSNETDKNIQIWQIKKLIKSLEDARGNGTSMISLIMPPRDQVSRVTKMLGDEYGTASNIKSRVNRQSVLGAITSAQQRLKLYNRVPPNGLVLYTGTIVTDDGKEKKVTKDFEPFRPINSSLYLCDNRFHTEALNELLESDDKFGFIVMDGNGTLFGTLSGNTREVLHKFTVDLPKKHGRGGQSALRFSRLRMEKRHNYVRKTAELATQHYINPATSQPNVAGLILAGSADFKTELSQSDMFDPRLQAKILNVVDVSYGGENGFTQAIELSSEILSNVKFIQEKRLINKYFGEISQDTGKYVFGVEDTLKALEMGAVEILIVWENLDINRYVLKHSITNEIIIKHMNKVQEADQSNFRDAAVNAELEVQDKMLLLEWFADKYKNFGCTLEFVTNKSQEGSQFCRGFGGIGGILRYQLDMRTFDDLSDDEVYDDSD, from the coding sequence ATGTCTGACAGTAATGAAACTGACAAGAACATTCAGATCTGGCAAATCAAAAAGCTTATCAAGTCTCTTGAAGATGCTCGTGGAAATGGAACTAGCATGATATCTTTGATAATGCCTCCTCGTGATCAGGTATCTCGAGTTACAAAGATGCTTGGAGATGAATATGGCACCGCCTCAAACATTAAAAGTAGGGTAAATCGCCAATCCGTTTTAGGTGCAATTACATCTGCCCAGCAAAGGCTAAAGCTGTACAACAGAGTTCCTCCAAATGGACTTGTACTGTACACTGGGACCATCGTAACTGATGATGGGAAGGAGAAGAAGGTCACAAAAGACTTTGAGCCCTTTAGGCCCATTAACTCCTCTCTTTATCTTTGTGACAACAGATTCCATACTGAAGCTCTGAATGAGCTTTTAGAGTCTGATGACAAGTTTGGCTTTATTGTTATGGATGGTAATGGGACCCTTTTCGGGACATTGAGTGGAAACACCAGAGAAGTTCTTCATAAGTTCACTGTTGATCTTCCCAAGAAACATGGAAGGGGAGGGCAGTCAGCTCTTCGTTTTTCTCGTCTTCGAATGGAGAAGCGGCACAACTATGTAAGGAAGACAGCAGAGCTTGCCACACAGCATTATATTAATCCTGCCACCAGCCAGCCTAATGTTGCAGGTTTAATACTTGCTGGATCTGCCGACTTCAAAACTGAGCTGAGTCAGTCTGATATGTTTGATCCCCGTCTTCAGGCAAAAATTTTGAATGTTGTGGATGTTTCTTATGGTGGAGAAAATGGTTTTACTCAAGCAATTGAACTATCATCGGAGATTCTTTCCAATGTGAAGTTTATACAGGAAAAGCGCTTGATAAATAAATACTTTGGAGAAATTAGTCAGGATACTGGAAAGTATGTGTTTGGTGTGGAAGATACTCTAAAGGCTTTGGAGATGGGTGCTGTTGAAATTCTTATTGTGTGGGAGAATCTGGATATTAATAGATATGTCCTTAAGCACAGCATCACAAATgaaataatcattaaacacatgAACAAAGTTCAAGAGGCTGATCAAAGTAATTTCCGTGATGCAGCAGTCAATGCTGAGCTAGAGGTTCAGGACAAGATGCTACTGCTTGAATGGTTTGCTGACAAATATAAGAACTTTGGTTGCACACTTGAGTTTGTTACAAACAAATCACAAGAGGGATCTCAGTTTTGCCGAGGTTTTGGAGGCATTGGAGGAATCCTTCGCTACCAGCTTGACATGCGAACTTTTGACGATCTTTCTGATGATGAAGTTTATGATGATTCTGACTAG